Genomic window (Sediminispirochaeta smaragdinae DSM 11293):
GGCGACGATGCATCGGGTCTGGCAGTATCAGAGAAGATGAGGTCTCAGATTAGAGGCTTGAATCAGGCAAGCAGAAATGCCTCCAACGGCATCAGCTTTATCCAGTCGACCGAAGGATATCTTCAGGAGACTCAGGATATTCTGCACCGCATGAGAGAGCTTTCTGTGCAGTCCGCAAATGGTATCTACTCCGACGAGGACAGAATGCAGATTCAGGTTGAAATCAGTCAGCTGGTTGATGAGGTCGACCGAATTGCCAGTCATGCACAGTTTAACGGAATGAACATGCTTACCGGCCGTTTTGCCCGGGAATCGGGAGAAAATACCGTTACAGCCAGTATGTGGTTCCATATCGGGGCCAATATGGATCAGCGGGAACGGGTTTTTATCGGTACCATGACCAGTGCCGCACTCGGTGTGCGAAATATCGGGACCAATGAAATTTTAACCATCGAGACCCCCGAAGATGCAAACCGGGCAATCGGGACCCTGGATTCCGCTCTCAAGAGCGTAAACAAGCAGCGGGCCGATCTCGGCGCTTATCAGAACAGGCTCGAACATGCGGTTAAAGGCATCGATGTTGCGTCCGAAAACCTCCAGGCGGCGGAAAGCAGGATTAGAGACACCGACATGGCCGATGAGATGGTGAAATATACCAAGAACCAGATCCTTGTTCAGGCAGGAACGGCTATGCTGTCCCAGGCAAACATGAAAACGCAGTCAGTCTTGCAACTTTTCGGATAGAGGGCTACACTATAAGTAGTAATCCTATCCCGTAGGATCTTTGAAAACAATCCCTCCGGGTGTCGGAGCGTAGAGTTACCCGATCTCCTTTTAGGAGGTCGGGATTACTCCTCGTTTTTCTGCATGAAGGAAGCGAACGGGGCAGAAGAGGCGCGAACTTATTCTTCTGTTTTCCTTCTCAAACGACACCGAATCGTTGAAGGCAAAGGATGCCTTCGTTAAATATCAAGGAGGGTTTATGATTATTAACCACAACATGAGCGCCATGTACGCAAACAGAAGTCTTAGCGTACGTAACAGTGAGGTGCAAAGCAACATCGAAAAGCTCAGCTCCGGCATGCGTATCAACAGGGCCGGCGACGATGCTTCAGGTCTTGCGGTATCCGAAAAAATGCGGGGCCAGATCAAGGGGCTTAATCAGGCTACACGGAACATCGAAAATGGTGTCTCCTTCATCCAGGCAACGGAAGGATACCTGCAGGAAACTCAGGATATACTTCATAGGCTGAGAGAACTCTCGGTACAGTCGGCAAACGGCATCTATACAGACGAAGACAGAATGCAGATTCAGGTCGAAGTCAGTCAGCTGGTCGACGAAGTCAACAGAATCGCCAGCCATGCACAGTTCAACGGTATGAACATGCTTACCGGTCGGTTTGCACAGAACGGAGAACAGGTCATGCAGTTCCAGGTCGGGGCCAATATGGACCAGAGTGAAAGAATTTACATCGGCACCATGACTGCACAGGCGCTCGGACTTCAAGGGTCGCAGGGAACCGAAGAGATGATTTCGATCACCTCGGTAGACTCTGCAAATATGGCTATCGGCCAACTTGATACCGCCCTCCGTCAGGTCTCGCGTCAGCGAGCCGATCTTGGCGCATATCAGAACCGCTTTGAGACAGCCAGTCAGGGTGTATCTATCGCGGCCGAAAATCTTCAGGCTGCCGAAAGCCGAATCAGGGATGTCGACATGGCTTCGGAAATGGTTGATTACATGAAAAACCAGATCCTTACGCAGGCCGGCACCGCGATGCTTGCTCAGGCAAATACAAAGACCCAGTCGGTACTTCAGCTTTTTTAAGTATACCGTTCTTTTTCGGATGAGATTCCTGGACGTTTTCTCATCCTTTTTTCGGACAGGGGAGGCCGCGCCCCTTCCCTGTCTTTTTTTCTAAAGAGGTGGTTCTTATGGAACTCGACATACAGAATCTATCGAATAACGCTGCTCGAATGGAAACGATCCGTAGAAACAGTGAAGCGGCCCAGGCCATGAAGGCTAAGGCGAAAGCTCAGCGTATTGCGGAAGAACAAAGCAAAAAGGAAGCTGCAGCCGCGCCAATTTCTGAAAAAGATGCGGAAGGTTATTTGAAAGATATTCTCCGGATGACGAGTCTATTCGATCGTAAACTTAAATTTATTCTCAACCGCGATCTCGGTACCATAGTAGTAAAGGTGGTGGACCGACAAACCGATAAGGTGATCAAGGAGATACCCCCGGAGGAACTTCAGCGGCTTCATCGCAGGATGAAGGAGGCCATCGGCCTTCTGATCGACGAGGAGATCTGAAAGGTCCCCCTTGTTTCGGGGGCTTTTACAAGGCATGTCTGATTTATCGATACCGGGCGTAAATAGTAAATATAAGACAGATGAAATGATCAAGGCGATCATGGATGCCGAGCGTATCCCCCTCAATCGCCTTGAAGATCGAAAAGAAGAGTATAAGCAGCAAAAAGATGCCTGGCAGGTGATCAATAGAACCATTGATCGCTTTCGGGATAGTGCGAAAAAACTCTACGGCTTTCAAAACCCCTTTCAAAATCTGATTGCCGGTTCCTCTCAAGAAAATGCACTCACGGCAACGGCGGGCCGTCAGGCCGAAGAAGCGACAAGTTCCGTGGAGGTCATACAAGCGGCTTCCGCCGATCGCTTCGCTAGCGATTCACTACCGAATGACTATCATGTTCCGGAGGGAACATATAGATTTCGGATAGGAGACGAAGAGGTATCAGTAAAATTCCGAGGCGGCGACCTTGATTCTTTTGCACAGGCGATAAACCGCCGGGGAACAGGTCTTCTTGCGGCTTCGGTGGTACGGGACACCTTTGATACAAAGGTAATGGTGATCAACAGCTTGAAAACCGGTGAGGAAAACAAGCTGCTCTTTGATGATGCAACCAAAGCCCTTGCCCTTGATATGGGAATGCTGGAAGAACCGGTAGAAGACAGCTTCTCGCTGACACCCAATAAAACGGCAGAGCCAGGAGAGCGTCAGACAGTAGATATCAATCATGCGCTGACGGGTAAGCAGCAGCTCTCGGTCACCTACACGGTCGAAAACCTACCGAAAGAGGCGTACTCACCCCCATCCCCACCCAGCGGACCATCACTCTCTCCTCCCGAGGGGCTCACCTACGAAGGAATTACCATCCAGAACAGCGAAAGCCAGGTTGAAGTGCCCCCATGGCAGCCTCCGCCTCCCCCACCCTACAGCGAATCAAAGGATATTTTTTCGATTGACGGGAACGCTTTATCACCGATCTCCGGTGAGGATACCGAAGCAACAATCGTATTGGGGAGAAACGAACTTTCCGATTTTCCAAAAAAACTGGAAATCGACAACGGGGGAAATACCAATCGGAGGATTACTGTCAAAAAGATAGCCATCACCGATCCTGAGGTTAGAGGGGATGCATCCCCGGCACATGCAATATCTGCCGCTTCAGATTCGATCATCAAAATCGAAGGAATCGAGGTCAGGCGGCCGGATAACGAGATTGATGATGTGATACCCGGTATTACTCTTCATATACAGGCCCCTTCCGACGGGCCCGTGGATATTCATATAGAACCCGACCGCGAAACGATCAAAAACGATATCATAGCCTTTGTCGGCAGCTACAACCAGCTTCTAACCCGCATCAATATCATGACCGATACAAATGAATCGATCATAGATGAGATCGAATATTTCACCGATGACGAACGAAAAACTGCACAGGATCAACTCGGAATCTTTCAGGGGGACACCACCTTTATGCAGTTGAAAAATAGGCTGCAGCAGTTGATCATCACACCCTACAAAACCAGTGCAGACAATCGACTTTCCATGCTCAATCAGATTGGGATATCGACCAACAGTTCAGGCTTCGGCGGCGGGGTGGATCAAAAAAGGCTGCGCGGTTACCTTGAGATCAACGAAGCAAAGCTTGATGAGGTATTGAAATCCGACCTCTTACCCGCAATCAAGGAACTTTTCGGAAGGGACAGCGACGGGGATCTTGTCGTGGACTCTGGTGTCGGCTATGCTATGGATCAATATACCTCCTACTATACCCAAACAGGAGGCTTAATTGCGACCAGGGTATCGGGGCTAAATGAACGAATAGATGATACCGATGATGATATTAAGGAAATGGAAGACGATTTAGAACGCAAAGAGCAGCAGCTCAAGGTGAAATACGGACAGATGGAGAGTGCCCTGAGTACTATGCAGGAAAACAGCCGTGCCTTGAATAATTTAAACAACTCCGGGCAGTAAAGCACTATACATGAAGGAGAATGGGGTGCAAATTCTGGTTAACAGTGTTCCTTTCGATGTGACGATTGAAGATGAACAGACGATAGGGGAAGTTGTCGCCGGCATATCAGGGTGGCTAAAGGGAAATGAGTATTCAATAACGGGAATTGAGATCGACGGGAAACGTGCCGACCTATTGGACAAAGAGAGCTGGAGAAATATCTCCATCGACTCGCCTAAAACCATCAATCTCGTGGCTTCATCCTTTCTGGAGCAGAGAAATGAACACCTAACGATTCTTCTGGATTACATTATCATGTTTAAGCAGGCTCTTGCTTCGGCAAATCTTGAGATTGTTCAGCAATTGCTTGCCGAATACGGTCCCGTTAGGGGTTCTGTCGATCCTCTTATCAATCCGGGAGAATCGGGTGAACCACTTGCCGCTCGCTTTGATCAACTCCTCGCCGCATCAGGTCTGGCACTGGGTAAACCTGGGCCTCAGGCTCTCGCTTTGATTGATTTTTTCAGAAATCTGGAAGTACTCATCAGAGACCGTCTCGACGAAGTTCAGAATCCCAGAAAGGAACTTGACAATGCGGTTGCTGCACTTCGGGAAATCGTTCCCGTCCTGGAAGATCTTCCTATATTACTTCAGACGGGAAAGGACTCCGAGGCCATGCAGCAGATTGTCACCTTTACAGAATTGTACGGAAAGTTGACGCGCCTTTTTCCCTACCTAAAGGCTTGCTGCGATATTGACGTGCTCGAAGAGAAAGAGTCCCTACGAGTCGGCACGCTCTATCGGGAACTTAATCCCATTCTTGCAGAACTTACCGATGCCTTCGATTCTTCAGATGCCGTGCTCATTGGCGATCTGGTCGAATATGAAATAGCTCCTCGTATCTCCGGCCTCTGTACGGAGATAGAATCCGTTCTTAAGGAGAATGAAGCGGGATGATGTGGGAAACAACACTTCCTCTTTTGCAATTTGTTCCCACAATCAAAAAAAGCGACCCCAGAACGACTATTATAGGGGTTATCGTTGTCGTAGTTTTTTTTGGAATTCTGCTTCTTGTCGGCGGCAAAGGCGGTGGCGGAACCAGATCACGAACCGCAAGTAGGGGAAGCAAACGTACATTCAAGCGGCATGCACAGGCTCGAGGTCTCAATAAGAGAGAAAGTACGCTTCTCATGCAGATAGCACAGGGATCAAACACCTCTCCTTTGCGTTTACTCCAAAGCGGTCAAAGTCTTGATCTTGCATTAAAAAAGACATTTTCCAGTATTGAAACGGACCCGCATCCAGGTGTGGATAAGGAAGCAAGGAAGCTGGAGCTCTACAGGATCAAGCAGAAACTCGAACGCTCAGGAGGAGGAGGGACGGGTAATTACGGCTCATCAAAGCAGATTCCTCTGGGCCAGGCTCTCACAATTCAGGACGAGGCTGGAAATCGATTCCAATCCAAGATAAACGGCAATCTCCAAAAAAATCTCAGCCTGACAGTTCCTGTTGATAATCGCGGTAACCAGATACGCTGGAAAAAATGGACCAAGGTGAAGGTCTTTTTCTGGCGCTCGAACGGGCAAGGCTACAGCTTCGAGAGCAAGGTCCTCGGCTATAACCAGTTGAGGGGAGTTTCAAGTCTCTTCATTCAGCATGCAGGAAAAATCAAGAAAGAGCAGCAACGGCGTTACCGTAGGCGAGAAATGAGTCGACCGGCCTACTTTTACCCCATCAGGGTCTTGGCAGCAGGAAGCGGAAAAAATATGGAAAAGAAGGCGGTTGTCGAGCATAAGCGTGGTACCCTCGGCACGATCAACGATATCTCCGCCGGAGGCTGCGCAATGAAGAGCAACTATCCCCTTGGAACGGGCGAATTGATCAAACTCGAATTTGAGACAGGCCGGGGATCAAACCAAGTCGTGGTGTATGGGAAGGTGCGGAGTCTTTCAAGGCTTCGGCCCATTGGAGGCATTATGCACATCCAATTCACCCGGATGAGCAGAAAGCACCTCAATCGAATCAACTCCTACGTCTACGGACTTGAAGATTCCGTCGCGAAAAAACGTTAACCGATAATTGACCAAGACCGGCGATTTCTCCTACAGTATAGCACTATGCAGGTGTTAGGACTAAAAGAGATCCGCAAAAAGGATTTAGCCATCCTTTATCGACGGGAATTTACCGCAGTAGCTTCAATTAAGCATATAGGGACAGAGGTGCAGGATAAGCGTGTCAGCTTTAGTATCGAACACCTTCCCACAGGCGGAACGCATATAGCTGTTTCCTTCCTCGATCACATTGATTACCCTCTTCTGCCGGCAATCAAGAGCATGAAGGCGTATATTGCCGAACAGGAACGTGAGGGAAGACTCTCCTGAACGGAAAAACAGATGAAAGAGCATAAAACATCAAGTGGCGAACAGACGCAAGCCTTGGGGGCCGACTTTGCGGCAGGCCTTAGCCCCGGGGCTGTCGTTTGTATGCACGGCCCTCTTGGTGCAGGAAAAACGACCTTTATACAAGGCGTTGCCTCCTTCCTGGGGATACAAGAAGCGGTGACGAGCCCGACATTCACCATTGCCTCTGCGTACGAAGGAAGCCTGCCCCTTTATCATATCGACGTCTATCGCATTGATTCGGTCGAAGAGTTTGAACTGTTGGGACTCGAAGAGTATATCTACGGCAAGGGGCTTACCTTTATCGAATGGAGCGAAAAGGTGGAAGAGGCCCTTCCCTCGAGGCTCATTCATATCACTATCGGCATCAATGACGATGGGACACGTACCATCGTCATTGGCGAACCTGAGGAGGAGCCGTGAACATCCTTGCCTTCGATACAAGTGGAGAGGTCTTGTCTATCAGACTTGAAACCTCCCGGACCATACGAAACCTTGTCATAGACGGTGCCCTTCACCACGCGGAACGGCTCATGCCTGAGATCGACGAGATGCTAAAAAAGGAGGAACTCTCCGCCGATAAGCTCGACCTCATCGTTACTTCCCGGGGGCCCGGCTCCTTTACCGGTCTGCGTATCGGCATGGCGACCGCAAAAGGGATAGCTGTGGGAGCACATGTTCCCCTCGTTTCGGTTTCCACCCTCGATGCCATGGCCTGGGGCAAAAAAGATATTGCCACGGCAGTCTTACCGCTTATCGATGCCAGAAAGGGGCGTTTTTACTGTGCGCTCTACCTCTCTGGAGAACGGGTTACCGACTACCTGGACCTTGATGCTGAAAAGATACAGGGTATCATTCGGGAAAGGATGGAGAAGAGAGAAAGCGAGCTTCTTCTCACCGGCCCCGGGGCAGATCTATTCCTTGAACAGATAAGCTCCTCTCCCCTTTGGATGCTCGATCCTTATCGGAGAGAAGGAGTCGGCCTTGCCCTGGCGCGCTGTGGTGAAAACCACTATAATCAGAGGGGAGCCGACAAGGAAGGGACAGGCCCCTTCTATCTCCGACAAAGTGAGGCGGAGTTGTCGCGTAAAAAATAGACAGAAGAGGGGGCTCATCACGAACGGCAGTGATATCCGACAGGTAGAAAGTATCGGAGATCTCGAAGAGCTTACAGAAGTCGAAGAGCTAGACGAGATAGCCTCTTCCCTTTCCCCTCATCTCGACATTTCCGATTTGAATACTTCGTCAATGCTGGCGCATACTGTTTTGCCTTGTGCAGTAATCGACGAAACCCTTCATGTCCGGTGGGCAAACCCCGCCTTTTTTTCCTTCTTTACCGACAGCAGCCCCGGTGTGGGATTGGGGAAGCTCCTTTCTCCGACGCTTTCGGCTGAGGCCGCCACACTCCTTCTTGCCGAACTGCGAAGCAAAGAGTTGCATTATTCTACCAAGAAAGGGCTCTATCTTCCGAGCAAGCTGAAACTCCCGGTAGAGTTGAACCTCCTTTTTTCCCCTGTCAGAAAAAAGGAGTCAAAAGAAGTGCCGGAATTCTGGATCATGATGGTGGACGATGTGACCCATGAACATCGGACACTGCTTAGGGGTACCTTTCTTAGCCTTTTGGAGGCGTCGAAGCTAAAGGATAACGACACGGGATACCATATTAAACGTGTCGGCGAATATGCCAGACTACTTGCCACGTCCATGGGTGATGATTCTGCTTTTTCGGAGCAGGTCACTCCCGGATTCATCGATGATATCTATTTTCTTGCACCTATGCATGATGTAGGGAAAATCGGTACGCCCGACGATATTTTAAACAAAGAAGGCCCTCTGGATGCACGAGAATGGATAATCATGAAAGAGCATACCATCAACGGTGCCTATATTCTCAATTCGTATCCCAATATCATGGCAAAACAGATTGCTCTTCACCATCACGAACGATGGGATGGCAATGGATACCCTTATAGCCTTGCTGGAGATATGATACCTCTTGCGGCAAGAATCGTAACAGTCTGTGATGTCTACGATGCGCTGCGTATGAAAAGGAGCTACAAAGATCCCATTCCTCACGAAACATCTTGTTCAATTATCCTGCAGGGTGCAGGAACTCAATTCGATCCTGCGATTATAGCACACTTTAAAAAGCTGCGTGACCGTTTTGCCGAGGTACATGACCACTTTGATGATGAGTTTTCCTGAGGATTCTTAGGACTTATCGGAAGGGTTCTTTTTTTTTCCGGCAAAAAGATCGATTTCAGGGAGATCCGTAACATTCGACGTAGCGGCAGCCCGGTTTTCTTCCTGTATGGCCTCAAAGACCTCATGGCGGTAGACCTTGACGTTTCGCGGGGCCTCTATGCCCAGCTTAACCTGATCACCACGAATATCGACAACCGATATCTCAATTGAGTCTCCGATGATAATCCGCTCATTGACCTTCCGTGCAAGGATCAGCATGCCGCATTCCTTTGCCCGGCAAACTCATCCATGATCAGATGCTTGGTACGCCAGTTTGTGTCGCCCGCGATTGCCTGCCGTGCGACCCTCGTTTTTCTGTTGATAATGATAGGCCCCTGAAGATTCGCCGTCATACCGCTGTGATTGTTCGGTGGTATGGTAACGATGGTGAAAAGCAATAGATCATCGTCATCGCTTCCTTCAAGCCCAATCTCATGGTACTCATCGCTCGAAAGAACAGGATCGTAATCGGGACGAAAAATGAAGGGACTAATCAGGACAAAGGCAATCTCGGGGACATCGATCGACTGAAGCCAATAAAAGGGTTGCTGGATGGCATCGAGCAACACATAACGCTTGAGGGTTTCAAAGCCGAATATGCCCGTAGGAAAACTGATCAGTTGCCGTTCATCAACATCGATAAGGCCGTAAGGCTTGGTTTGTACTTTCATGTTACCGTCTCCTTTCTTTCACCGCTTCAGGCTACCTGAGAAAATCAAGCAAGGTCGGCTGAAGTATCTTTCCGGCGGTCTGGAGCGCTGCTTTATGACTCTGCTCCAGAGCGGTAAGATCGGTAATAGCTTCGGCCAAATCAACATCGGTTTCCTGACTGTCCCTGTTCACTATTTCAGGCCTTTCCTGAGCAATCCGCTGACGGATCAACTGAAGACGCTCATCCCTGGAACCAAGCCCCGACATTGTTTCAATCAAATTATCCTGAGCCATGGAAATACCCTTTAAAGCACTTCCCCCAATTTCAATGGTATCACCTTTCAAAAGAGAATCACGCAGATTCATGACCATATCAAAGAGAGAGCCGCCGGAAAGGCTTGCCCCCCGGGCAAGGTTGTAGGGAGCCTTCCCTATCTCTGCGATAACCCCCAAATCTTTCAAAACCCGTCCATCTCCGACATCCTCAAGCCAAAGCTGATGCGGCGAAGTAGTAGAGAGCACAAGACTATTTTCCACCGGATCGAGAGATGCCTTTACAGCGGCTGCCGAATCATTGATCTTTGCAATGATTGCATGAATATTATCCCCGGCAGAAAGCTTGACATATTCATTGTCGATACGCACGAGAGAATCTTCCGTTAAGGTATAGGAGGAAGCATCCCGTCCGGAAAAGAGCTGCTGCTGTTCCGCCCAGAAGAGATTGTTACCGGAAAACCCGGCCTGAATATAGTTACCGGAGCTTACTTCAGCCTTCGGAGGGGTAATGGTCCCTATATATTCAACATTGGTAACCCCGTAGCTCCTCCCCCCGTCAAGACTTCCCTGGATGACTCGATAGGCGGGGCTCATGGTCCGGTCACCGGCGAAAAAACTGGTCCCGTCAGGGCCTCGGGCATTGGCGATTTCGACTAATTCCTTGAGGAGCTGATCAATCTCGCCACCTATCATCCGCTTATCGT
Coding sequences:
- a CDS encoding flagellar protein FlaG, whose protein sequence is MELDIQNLSNNAARMETIRRNSEAAQAMKAKAKAQRIAEEQSKKEAAAAPISEKDAEGYLKDILRMTSLFDRKLKFILNRDLGTIVVKVVDRQTDKVIKEIPPEELQRLHRRMKEAIGLLIDEEI
- the csrA gene encoding carbon storage regulator CsrA: MLILARKVNERIIIGDSIEISVVDIRGDQVKLGIEAPRNVKVYRHEVFEAIQEENRAAATSNVTDLPEIDLFAGKKKNPSDKS
- a CDS encoding flagellin N-terminal helical domain-containing protein encodes the protein MIINHNMSAMYANRSLSVRNSEVQSNIEKLSSGMRINRAGDDASGLAVSEKMRGQIKGLNQATRNIENGVSFIQATEGYLQETQDILHRLRELSVQSANGIYTDEDRMQIQVEVSQLVDEVNRIASHAQFNGMNMLTGRFAQNGEQVMQFQVGANMDQSERIYIGTMTAQALGLQGSQGTEEMISITSVDSANMAIGQLDTALRQVSRQRADLGAYQNRFETASQGVSIAAENLQAAESRIRDVDMASEMVDYMKNQILTQAGTAMLAQANTKTQSVLQLF
- the tsaE gene encoding tRNA (adenosine(37)-N6)-threonylcarbamoyltransferase complex ATPase subunit type 1 TsaE, whose translation is MKEHKTSSGEQTQALGADFAAGLSPGAVVCMHGPLGAGKTTFIQGVASFLGIQEAVTSPTFTIASAYEGSLPLYHIDVYRIDSVEEFELLGLEEYIYGKGLTFIEWSEKVEEALPSRLIHITIGINDDGTRTIVIGEPEEEP
- a CDS encoding PilZ domain-containing protein, whose product is MMWETTLPLLQFVPTIKKSDPRTTIIGVIVVVVFFGILLLVGGKGGGGTRSRTASRGSKRTFKRHAQARGLNKRESTLLMQIAQGSNTSPLRLLQSGQSLDLALKKTFSSIETDPHPGVDKEARKLELYRIKQKLERSGGGGTGNYGSSKQIPLGQALTIQDEAGNRFQSKINGNLQKNLSLTVPVDNRGNQIRWKKWTKVKVFFWRSNGQGYSFESKVLGYNQLRGVSSLFIQHAGKIKKEQQRRYRRREMSRPAYFYPIRVLAAGSGKNMEKKAVVEHKRGTLGTINDISAGGCAMKSNYPLGTGELIKLEFETGRGSNQVVVYGKVRSLSRLRPIGGIMHIQFTRMSRKHLNRINSYVYGLEDSVAKKR
- the fliW gene encoding flagellar assembly protein FliW: MKVQTKPYGLIDVDERQLISFPTGIFGFETLKRYVLLDAIQQPFYWLQSIDVPEIAFVLISPFIFRPDYDPVLSSDEYHEIGLEGSDDDDLLLFTIVTIPPNNHSGMTANLQGPIIINRKTRVARQAIAGDTNWRTKHLIMDEFAGQRNAAC
- a CDS encoding flagellar hook-associated protein 3; amino-acid sequence: MKRVSTYQPNYDMQYYLRRRNNEMSRVQNQIGSQSRITNLRDDPIAAAHSVRYKSAVDRLSQFDQNAAMVLDEGRIAESYLKSANDILHQVRELAVKGANDTLNKDDKRMIGGEIDQLLKELVEIANARGPDGTSFFAGDRTMSPAYRVIQGSLDGGRSYGVTNVEYIGTITPPKAEVSSGNYIQAGFSGNNLFWAEQQQLFSGRDASSYTLTEDSLVRIDNEYVKLSAGDNIHAIIAKINDSAAAVKASLDPVENSLVLSTTSPHQLWLEDVGDGRVLKDLGVIAEIGKAPYNLARGASLSGGSLFDMVMNLRDSLLKGDTIEIGGSALKGISMAQDNLIETMSGLGSRDERLQLIRQRIAQERPEIVNRDSQETDVDLAEAITDLTALEQSHKAALQTAGKILQPTLLDFLR
- the fliD gene encoding flagellar filament capping protein FliD; this translates as MSDLSIPGVNSKYKTDEMIKAIMDAERIPLNRLEDRKEEYKQQKDAWQVINRTIDRFRDSAKKLYGFQNPFQNLIAGSSQENALTATAGRQAEEATSSVEVIQAASADRFASDSLPNDYHVPEGTYRFRIGDEEVSVKFRGGDLDSFAQAINRRGTGLLAASVVRDTFDTKVMVINSLKTGEENKLLFDDATKALALDMGMLEEPVEDSFSLTPNKTAEPGERQTVDINHALTGKQQLSVTYTVENLPKEAYSPPSPPSGPSLSPPEGLTYEGITIQNSESQVEVPPWQPPPPPPYSESKDIFSIDGNALSPISGEDTEATIVLGRNELSDFPKKLEIDNGGNTNRRITVKKIAITDPEVRGDASPAHAISAASDSIIKIEGIEVRRPDNEIDDVIPGITLHIQAPSDGPVDIHIEPDRETIKNDIIAFVGSYNQLLTRINIMTDTNESIIDEIEYFTDDERKTAQDQLGIFQGDTTFMQLKNRLQQLIITPYKTSADNRLSMLNQIGISTNSSGFGGGVDQKRLRGYLEINEAKLDEVLKSDLLPAIKELFGRDSDGDLVVDSGVGYAMDQYTSYYTQTGGLIATRVSGLNERIDDTDDDIKEMEDDLERKEQQLKVKYGQMESALSTMQENSRALNNLNNSGQ
- the tsaB gene encoding tRNA (adenosine(37)-N6)-threonylcarbamoyltransferase complex dimerization subunit type 1 TsaB; this encodes MNILAFDTSGEVLSIRLETSRTIRNLVIDGALHHAERLMPEIDEMLKKEELSADKLDLIVTSRGPGSFTGLRIGMATAKGIAVGAHVPLVSVSTLDAMAWGKKDIATAVLPLIDARKGRFYCALYLSGERVTDYLDLDAEKIQGIIRERMEKRESELLLTGPGADLFLEQISSSPLWMLDPYRREGVGLALARCGENHYNQRGADKEGTGPFYLRQSEAELSRKK
- a CDS encoding flagellin N-terminal helical domain-containing protein yields the protein MIINHNMSAVFSQNRLKISNNAVSKNMEKLSSGLRINRAGDDASGLAVSEKMRSQIRGLNQASRNASNGISFIQSTEGYLQETQDILHRMRELSVQSANGIYSDEDRMQIQVEISQLVDEVDRIASHAQFNGMNMLTGRFARESGENTVTASMWFHIGANMDQRERVFIGTMTSAALGVRNIGTNEILTIETPEDANRAIGTLDSALKSVNKQRADLGAYQNRLEHAVKGIDVASENLQAAESRIRDTDMADEMVKYTKNQILVQAGTAMLSQANMKTQSVLQLFG
- a CDS encoding HD-GYP domain-containing protein, with the protein product MKTTIIRGEPTRKGQAPSISDKVRRSCRVKNRQKRGLITNGSDIRQVESIGDLEELTEVEELDEIASSLSPHLDISDLNTSSMLAHTVLPCAVIDETLHVRWANPAFFSFFTDSSPGVGLGKLLSPTLSAEAATLLLAELRSKELHYSTKKGLYLPSKLKLPVELNLLFSPVRKKESKEVPEFWIMMVDDVTHEHRTLLRGTFLSLLEASKLKDNDTGYHIKRVGEYARLLATSMGDDSAFSEQVTPGFIDDIYFLAPMHDVGKIGTPDDILNKEGPLDAREWIIMKEHTINGAYILNSYPNIMAKQIALHHHERWDGNGYPYSLAGDMIPLAARIVTVCDVYDALRMKRSYKDPIPHETSCSIILQGAGTQFDPAIIAHFKKLRDRFAEVHDHFDDEFS